The Daucus carota subsp. sativus chromosome 9, DH1 v3.0, whole genome shotgun sequence genome window below encodes:
- the LOC135149101 gene encoding uncharacterized protein LOC135149101 translates to MSEEEIANFAKTALEASDPAADPSTRVQWNSMIGGEMVHIVGSMVEDILLKMERKVEEEKERRLAAEKDYTDPEELSEEERGGPEAGADAGANASAASGADASAASGAGASAAADGAASDSDVTLD, encoded by the exons ATGTCTGAAGAAGAGATCGCGAATTTTGCAAAAACCGCACTAGAGGCCTCCGATCCAGCTGCCGATCCAAGTACAAGGGTTCAATGGAATTCTATGATTGGTGGGGAGATGGTACACATTGTGGGGTCGATGGTCGAGGATATACTCCTCAAAATGGAAAGGAAGGTTGAAGAG GAAAAGGAACGCAGACTCGCAGCGGAGAAGGATTATACTGATCCAGAGGAGCTGTCGGAGGAGGAACGCGGAGGACCCGAAGCCGGTGCTGATGCGGGTGCCAATGCTAGTGCTGCTTCGGGAGCGGATGCTAGTGCTGCTTCCGGAGCGGGTGCTAGTGCCGCTGCGGATGGAGCTGCTTCCGATTCAGATGTTACATTAGATTAG